A genomic stretch from Telopea speciosissima isolate NSW1024214 ecotype Mountain lineage chromosome 7, Tspe_v1, whole genome shotgun sequence includes:
- the LOC122669185 gene encoding VQ motif-containing protein 31-like codes for MEKPVNQVSRGSTTFIQADKTSFRELVQRLTGPSTDCDRQTSITPPTNEATNDGAAVKVTGIKRQTSRLLERREYTRSKLEIVKPGLTQTGLHLTDRVTSPSQSGNFAFTTSPLGTPSKALLNLSISGKEDDEEEAKSVVLSDQDREEEEKAIQERRFYLHPSPRSRQGNVEPELLPLFPLTSPKETHQY; via the coding sequence ATGGAGAAACCGGTGAACCAGGTTTCACGAGGTTCGACCACATTCATCCAGGCAGATAAAACCAGTTTCCGGGAGCTCGTCCAGCGGTTAACCGGTCCATCCACAGATTGTGATAGGCAAACCTCCATTACACCTCCTACCAATGAAGCAACCAATGATGGTGCAGCTGTGAAGGTGACAGGCATCAAGAGACAAACATCCAGACTCCTTGAAAGGAGGGAATACACAAGGTCCAAACTCGAGATAGTAAAACCCGGTTTAACTCAAACTGGTTTACATTTGACTGACCGGGTTACCTCTCCATCCCAATCTGGTAACTTTGCTTTCACTACAAGCCCTTTAGGCACCCCATCTAAGGCTTTATTGAATCTTTCCATCTCTGgtaaagaagatgatgaagaagaggcaAAATCAGTAGTACTATCTGATcaagatagagaagaagaagagaaagccaTACAAGAAAGAAGGTTTTACTTGCATCCTTCACCCCGGTCCAGACAGGGAAATGTTGAACCGGAATTACTTCCCTTGTTTCCACTCACATCTCCTAAAGAAACTCATCAATATTAA
- the LOC122669568 gene encoding uncharacterized protein LOC122669568 isoform X2, translating to MMMEEGSQEDTSCLLMQLEHILGSDPLIDEVGFVHPTQLMALNGGSAGSLDASVNSFQQSSDHVVDTDILGHDSNVFWTRDHKLAISTQALLPLHSAAKQAFMTAIGQYKMLHNLCPKTDILVDETVQNRSLASENLLESEVMKHSKALLLLSCDFGSAWNGRKLVLSKKQQFSLFMDELLLSALILSYSPKSESAWSHRRWVIKTISGKCPNLQEMVEKESELVENIAEKLKMNYRAWCHRCWLISYMTKEQKLMLKILEDSCSRQDPEFCSSHVPDLYQMWKEELDWDETLIRRLIGREALWVHRRILSLCWIKHFVSDLQGAFCHSKIHPGINHDMHSFIYNEMQLFHACLAVLDDEFEDGQAQASFAAAYILWLLKQIPQSQGIELEEKLRELGGIKTLLNKLCPYRTQLWDGLMS from the exons ATGATGATGGAGGAGGGTTCTCAAGAAGATACATCCTGTCTGTTGATGCAATTGGAACATATATTGGGATCTGACCCTCTTAT TGATGAAGTAGGATTCGTTCATCCAACTCAGTTAATGGCATTAAATGGTGGCTCAGCAGGTTCGCTGGATGCATCTGTCAATAGTTTTCAACAATCATCTGATCATGTTGTGGACACTGATATTTTGGGACATGACAGTAATGTTTTCTGGACCAGAGATCATAAATTAGCCATTTCTACCCAAGCTCTTCTGCCCCTGCACAGTGCTGCTAAGCAGGCATTCATGACCGCAATCGGACAGTATAAGATGTTACACAACCTATGCCCAAAGACAGATATATTGGTAGATGAGACTGTGCAAAATAGATCTCTAGCTTCTGAAAACCTTCTTGAAAGTGAAGTCATGAAGCACAGCAAGGCTCTTTTGTTGCTAAGTTGTGACTTTGGTAGTGCATGGAATGGCAG GAAACTGGTTCTTTCAAAGAAGCAACAGTTTTCACTGTTTATGGATGAACTGCTTCTGTCAGCTCTTATTCTTTCTTATTCGCCAAAGAGTGAATCTGCTTGGAGCCATAG GCGGTGGGTGATCAAAACAATATCTGGAAAGTGCCCAAATCTGCAAGAGATGGTAGAAAAAGAGTCTGAGCTTGTGGAGAATATAGCTGAG AAATTAAAGATGAACTACCGTGCATGGTGTCACCGTTGCTGGCTCATTTCCTACATGACAAAGGAACAG AAATTGATGCTTAAGATTTTAGAGGACAGCTGCTCAAGACAGGATCCAGAATTTTGCTCCAGTCATGTGCCTGACCTTTATCAAATGTGGAAG GAGGAGCTTGACTGGGATGAGACTTTGATCAGGCGTTTAATAGGGAGAGAG GCTCTGTGGGTTCATCGCCGCATCCTCTCTCTGTGTTGGATAAAGCATTTTGTTTCTGATCTTCAAGGTGCATTTTGCCATTCCAAAATCCACCCTGGGATAAATCATGATATgcattcctttatttataatgagatgCAACTATTTCACGCATGCTTAGCTGTTTTGGATGATGAGTTTGAGGATGGCCAAGCACAGGCATCGTTTGCAGCTGCTTACATTTTGTGGTTGTTGAAG CAAATTCCTCAATCTCAAGGTATCGAGCTTGAAGAGAAGCTAAGGGAACTAGGAGGCATCAAAACATTGCTAAATAAGTTATGCCCATATAGGACTCAACTTTGGGATGGTTTAATGAGCTGA
- the LOC122669568 gene encoding protein prenyltransferase alpha subunit repeat-containing protein 1 isoform X3: protein MMMEEGSQEDTSCLLMQLEHILGSDPLMKLVLSKKQQFSLFMDELLLSALILSYSPKSESAWSHRRWVIKTISGKCPNLQEMVEKESELVENIAEKLKMNYRAWCHRCWLISYMTKEQMLSELKKSKQWAELHVADNCCFHYRRKLMLKILEDSCSRQDPEFCSSHVPDLYQMWKEELDWDETLIRRLIGREALWVHRRILSLCWIKHFVSDLQGAFCHSKIHPGINHDMHSFIYNEMQLFHACLAVLDDEFEDGQAQASFAAAYILWLLKQIPQSQGIELEEKLRELGGIKTLLNKLCPYRTQLWDGLMS, encoded by the exons ATGATGATGGAGGAGGGTTCTCAAGAAGATACATCCTGTCTGTTGATGCAATTGGAACATATATTGGGATCTGACCCTCTTAT GAAACTGGTTCTTTCAAAGAAGCAACAGTTTTCACTGTTTATGGATGAACTGCTTCTGTCAGCTCTTATTCTTTCTTATTCGCCAAAGAGTGAATCTGCTTGGAGCCATAG GCGGTGGGTGATCAAAACAATATCTGGAAAGTGCCCAAATCTGCAAGAGATGGTAGAAAAAGAGTCTGAGCTTGTGGAGAATATAGCTGAG AAATTAAAGATGAACTACCGTGCATGGTGTCACCGTTGCTGGCTCATTTCCTACATGACAAAGGAACAG ATGCTATCTGAGCTGaagaaatcaaaacaatggGCTGAATTGCATGTCGCAGATAACTGCTGTTTCCATTATCGCAGA AAATTGATGCTTAAGATTTTAGAGGACAGCTGCTCAAGACAGGATCCAGAATTTTGCTCCAGTCATGTGCCTGACCTTTATCAAATGTGGAAG GAGGAGCTTGACTGGGATGAGACTTTGATCAGGCGTTTAATAGGGAGAGAG GCTCTGTGGGTTCATCGCCGCATCCTCTCTCTGTGTTGGATAAAGCATTTTGTTTCTGATCTTCAAGGTGCATTTTGCCATTCCAAAATCCACCCTGGGATAAATCATGATATgcattcctttatttataatgagatgCAACTATTTCACGCATGCTTAGCTGTTTTGGATGATGAGTTTGAGGATGGCCAAGCACAGGCATCGTTTGCAGCTGCTTACATTTTGTGGTTGTTGAAG CAAATTCCTCAATCTCAAGGTATCGAGCTTGAAGAGAAGCTAAGGGAACTAGGAGGCATCAAAACATTGCTAAATAAGTTATGCCCATATAGGACTCAACTTTGGGATGGTTTAATGAGCTGA
- the LOC122669568 gene encoding uncharacterized protein LOC122669568 isoform X1, with protein sequence MMMEEGSQEDTSCLLMQLEHILGSDPLIDEVGFVHPTQLMALNGGSAGSLDASVNSFQQSSDHVVDTDILGHDSNVFWTRDHKLAISTQALLPLHSAAKQAFMTAIGQYKMLHNLCPKTDILVDETVQNRSLASENLLESEVMKHSKALLLLSCDFGSAWNGRKLVLSKKQQFSLFMDELLLSALILSYSPKSESAWSHRRWVIKTISGKCPNLQEMVEKESELVENIAEKLKMNYRAWCHRCWLISYMTKEQMLSELKKSKQWAELHVADNCCFHYRRKLMLKILEDSCSRQDPEFCSSHVPDLYQMWKEELDWDETLIRRLIGREALWVHRRILSLCWIKHFVSDLQGAFCHSKIHPGINHDMHSFIYNEMQLFHACLAVLDDEFEDGQAQASFAAAYILWLLKQIPQSQGIELEEKLRELGGIKTLLNKLCPYRTQLWDGLMS encoded by the exons ATGATGATGGAGGAGGGTTCTCAAGAAGATACATCCTGTCTGTTGATGCAATTGGAACATATATTGGGATCTGACCCTCTTAT TGATGAAGTAGGATTCGTTCATCCAACTCAGTTAATGGCATTAAATGGTGGCTCAGCAGGTTCGCTGGATGCATCTGTCAATAGTTTTCAACAATCATCTGATCATGTTGTGGACACTGATATTTTGGGACATGACAGTAATGTTTTCTGGACCAGAGATCATAAATTAGCCATTTCTACCCAAGCTCTTCTGCCCCTGCACAGTGCTGCTAAGCAGGCATTCATGACCGCAATCGGACAGTATAAGATGTTACACAACCTATGCCCAAAGACAGATATATTGGTAGATGAGACTGTGCAAAATAGATCTCTAGCTTCTGAAAACCTTCTTGAAAGTGAAGTCATGAAGCACAGCAAGGCTCTTTTGTTGCTAAGTTGTGACTTTGGTAGTGCATGGAATGGCAG GAAACTGGTTCTTTCAAAGAAGCAACAGTTTTCACTGTTTATGGATGAACTGCTTCTGTCAGCTCTTATTCTTTCTTATTCGCCAAAGAGTGAATCTGCTTGGAGCCATAG GCGGTGGGTGATCAAAACAATATCTGGAAAGTGCCCAAATCTGCAAGAGATGGTAGAAAAAGAGTCTGAGCTTGTGGAGAATATAGCTGAG AAATTAAAGATGAACTACCGTGCATGGTGTCACCGTTGCTGGCTCATTTCCTACATGACAAAGGAACAG ATGCTATCTGAGCTGaagaaatcaaaacaatggGCTGAATTGCATGTCGCAGATAACTGCTGTTTCCATTATCGCAGA AAATTGATGCTTAAGATTTTAGAGGACAGCTGCTCAAGACAGGATCCAGAATTTTGCTCCAGTCATGTGCCTGACCTTTATCAAATGTGGAAG GAGGAGCTTGACTGGGATGAGACTTTGATCAGGCGTTTAATAGGGAGAGAG GCTCTGTGGGTTCATCGCCGCATCCTCTCTCTGTGTTGGATAAAGCATTTTGTTTCTGATCTTCAAGGTGCATTTTGCCATTCCAAAATCCACCCTGGGATAAATCATGATATgcattcctttatttataatgagatgCAACTATTTCACGCATGCTTAGCTGTTTTGGATGATGAGTTTGAGGATGGCCAAGCACAGGCATCGTTTGCAGCTGCTTACATTTTGTGGTTGTTGAAG CAAATTCCTCAATCTCAAGGTATCGAGCTTGAAGAGAAGCTAAGGGAACTAGGAGGCATCAAAACATTGCTAAATAAGTTATGCCCATATAGGACTCAACTTTGGGATGGTTTAATGAGCTGA